In Streptomyces liangshanensis, the DNA window TCGCTGACGTTGCGGCTGCGGACGTGGTACTCCAGCCCGCCGAACATCTGGGTGAGGGTGTCGTTGACCTCCAGGACGTTGCCGTCGAGGTCGGCGATCCCTATGCCGACGGCCGCGCCGTCGAAGACCGCGCGGAACCGCACCTCGGTGGCGTGCAGGGCCTGTTCGGCGTGGCTGCGGGCGGTCAGCGCCGAGCGCGCGATGGCCTCCTGCTCGGCGAGGGTCCGCTCGCGCAGCGCCTGGGCGAAGCCGGCGGCCAGCGCGTGCTGGAGCCGGGCGCACCTGGCCCTGGCCTCGTCGGCGGCCAGCGCGTCCGTACCGCAGTACAGCACGAGGTACGAGTCGACGACGCCGAGCGTACGGCCGAGGGCCTCGGGGTCGGTGCAGTGCGCCGCCACCAGGGACGCCCCGACACCGCCCGCGGGCGCGGGGTCGAAGTGGCGCGCGTGCAGCGCGCCGCTCAACTCCCGTGCCAGCGGGAGGAGGAGCGCCGTGAACTCGGTACGGGTCAGCGTCGTCGCGCTGGCCGGGAAGATCGCCCGGCTCCAGATCGTCGCGAGCCGCCCGAGTCTGTCCTCCGGACCGTCGGGGTCCGACGAGGGTCCCGCTGTCTCCTGCGCCGGCATCATCACGCCTTGCGTCCCACTCCGGCGAAGCCCGAGAAGGCGTAAGGATCCTCCTGGTCGGCGGGGCTGTCGGGCCGCCAGTCGGGCATGGCCACCAGGCCCGGTTCGACCATCTCGAACCCGTCGAAGAAGCGGGCCGTCTCCTCGCGCGAGCGCATCACCAGCGGGTTGCGGATGGTGCGGTAGACGCCGACGGCGCCGCCCGCCTGCTCCCGCGGGACCGGGAGGCCCTCGTACGAGGCGTGGGTGAGGACGATCAGGCTGCCGGGCGCGAGGGCGTCCCGCAGTTCGGCGACCGCGCCGTACGGGTCGTCGGCGTCCTCCAGGAAGTGCAGGACGGCGACGAGGAACAGCGCCACGGGGCGTTCCAGGTCGAGCAGTCCCGCGGCCTCGCGGCTGCCGAGGATCGTGTCGGGCTTGCGCAGGTCCGCGCTCACGACGGCGGCGTGGCCGACCCCGTCGAGGACGGCCTGGCTGTGGGCGACCGCGACCGGGTCGTGGTCGACGTAGAGCACCCGGGCGGCCGGGTCGACGGCGTGGGCCACCTCGTGGACATTCCCGTACGTCGGAATGCCGGAACCGATGTCGAGGAACTGGTCGACCCCGTCGGCCAGGGCGAATTCGACCGCGCGGCGCATGAACGCGCGGTTCGCCTTCATGATCGTGGGCAGCCCCGGCATGAACTCCATTGCCTTGCGCGCGGCTTCCCTGTCCACCTCGAAATTGTGCGAACCGCCCAGATAGTAGTCGTAAATGCGGGAAACGCTCGGCACCGATATGTCGATGCCCTGCGGGGCCCAGGCGGGACGCTCCATCGATGTCTCCAACAGTCGCCACGGGGTCACGGCCATGTACATGGCCGGTTGTTCGAGCCGAGGCTACTGATCGCCCGCCAAGAGAGCGAGCCCAAACGGAAATTAACGGTCCGTTCTTCGTCACACGTCTTGAACACGTCTCTTGACCGCATGCCTTACCGGCGACCGCTGTTGACACCCCCTCAGACGCACCCGGTCCGCCGTCACGCGGGGGGCGTGGGACGGCGGACCGGGCGGGCCGGAGGCGACGGGGAGACTACTTCGGCGCTCCGACCAGCTTTGCCTGCGGGGACACCGCGTACCAAGTGCCGCCCACACCCTGGCCGTTGGTGTCACCCGGCTTCTTGTCGCCGCTGAAGGTGTACACGGGCCAGCAGTCGATGCTCTGCTGCTTGATTCCGTCGGGCCGGTCGAAGGTCACAAAGCCCTTCTCGATGATCCCCTCGGTGTCATTCTTGTCGACGGGGGCGACAACCGGCCACTTGTCGAGGCAGGGCCCGACGCAAGCCGACTTCATCGGCCACGCGGAGTCCTTCTTGAACCGGTAGACCGTCATGCCCTTGGAATCCACGATGATCTCACCGAGCTTCGGGTCCTTGCGGACCGAAAGCCCGGGCAGGTCGGCGACGGTGACGTCGGCGGCGGCGTCGGCCGGGGCGGCCTTCTTGCCGTCGGGGGCGGAGGCGAACCAAGTGCCGCCGACACCCTGGCCGTTGGCGTCGCCGGGGCTCTTGTCCTGCGCGTAGCGGTACATCGGCCAGCCGGCGATGGTGAGCTGCTTGGTGCCGTCGGCGCGGGCGACCTCGCCCAGCAGGGAGGGGTCGACACCGGCCGGGGCCTTGGCGCCCTCGGCGGACACCACGGGCCAGGCCTTCTCGCAGTCGCCCTCACAGTTGGACTTGGGCGGGCTGGCGGTGTCCTTGTCGAAGCGGTAGAGCGTGAAGCCCTCGCTGTCGGTGACGACCTCGCCGAGCTCCTTGCTGTCCCAGACGGCGAGTTGACCCGCCGCCGTGGCCTCGGTCTTGGCCGCCGTGTCCGAGCCGTAGGCGTCGGAACCGTAGCCGTCCCCCGCCGCGGCCGCGGCTCCGACCGGTTGTCCGTTGGTGGTGGTGGTGCCCTGCTCCTGACCGCACGCCGTCGTCAGGGCCAGTACGGCCACCGCGGTCACCGCGAGCGAGGCGTTCCGCCAGGTGTTCATATCAACTCCGCTTGTGAGTAAGTCAGTTGGGCGCCGGGGTGCGCCGGTTCATGGCCCTAAGTACGGGCCGGGCCCCGCCCCGCGTTCAACGCGGCCGGAAAAACTTTTCGGCGTCCAAACCTCCGCCCCGCCAAATCCCCCTATCAGGGGGAATTCTTCCGACTTTCCGCGTGTCGGAAAAATTTGAGGAACAAGATCCTGCCCGTGTACGGATCCCAAGTCGGCCGGCTGGTGGCGGCCGCCTCACTCATCTGGCTGTTCGCCGCGCCCGTACCGGCCGCCGCCACCAGCTGCGCCTACGCGTCCATAGGCCCGGACGGTTCGATCCGGGCGGTGGTGAGTACGGGGGGCGGGCACTGCCCGCCCTGGCCGCCGCATCCACCGCACCACTCGCACCCGCCGAAGCCGACACCGACGCCCACGCCCACACCCACCCCTACACCCACGCCCACTCCTACGCCGACACCCACCCCGACACCCACGCCCACCCCGACCCCGACGCCAACCCCGACACCCACCCCGACCCCCACCCCTGAGCCGACTCCGCCCGCCCCCGAGCCGACGCCCACCCCCCGGCCCGTGCGGCCGCCCCCACCACCGCCCGCACCCGCCCCCGAACCCCCGCCTCCACCGAGGCCGGCCCCGCCGGCCCCGTCGCCCAGCCCGTCACCGACCCCCTCGCCCACCCCGTCGGCCCGTCCGGCGCCGACCCCGATCGCCCTGCCCGCCTTCCACAAAGCAGTGCGCAAACAACCGCGCGGGGGCCCGTCCCCCGTCACGTTGATGCTGCTGATCACGGCCCCCGCGGCACTCGCCGTGGCCGTGCTGCGCCCCCGTTCCCGCTGACCCACGGAGGCTCCATGTCGGAATGGCTCGTTCTGAGCATCGCCATGGCGGCGGCCAGCGCCGTCGTGCTCACCATCGTCGTCATCAACAACCGCCGGCTGCCGGAGGACGACGACCCCACCGGAACCCCCGACGTCATGGAATACATGACGATGATGATCGGAGTGATCTACGCGATCGTTCTCGGCCTCGCGATAGCCGGCGTCTGGGAGGGCCGCAGCGCCGCCCAGGAGAACGTACGACAGGAGGCCCAGGCCCTGCACGAGATCCAGCAGCGGGTCCAGGTCTACCCCGCGGACATCCGCGAGCGGATCCGCGCCGACGTCGACGCCTACGCCTCGTACGTCGTGCACACCGAGTGGCCCCACATGTCCGAGCACAACGCGCTCAGCGCCAGGGGCACCCAGCTGTTCGAGCGGATCCGCTCGGACGTCTCGCGGTACGAGCCCCGCACCGAGCTGGAGGGGCAGACGTACCAGCCGCTGGTCGAGCAGGTGGCCGTCGCCGACGACGCGCGGGGCGCCCGCGGCCAGAACGCCGGGGCCACCATGCCGGGGGTCGTCTGGTTCGGCCTCATCGTCGGAGCCGTCGTCACCGTGGGGCTGATCTTCGTCCTCCAGATCAGACGGACGGCCAGGGAGCTGTTGCTGGCGGGACTGTTCAGCGTCCTGATCGCCTTCCTGCTCTTCCTCATCTGGGACTTCGACGCCCCGTACGGCCGCGGCATCGCCGCGACGGCCGCGCCGTTCGTCGATCTGTTCCCCTCCATCGGGAACTGACGCTCCCCCTTCACCGGTCGGCCCGGGACGGCTCCACCCGAGGCACGGCTGTCCGCCACCCGGGGGACGGCCGTGCCCCATTCGCCCGACAGCGATCGCGGCTGTGATAGTGCGCTCCTAGCGTTTCCGGCATCGAGGTGCATTCCGTGCCATTTGTGGAAATCGTTCCGCAGTTGCTCCTCGGGGACCCGGAGGATTCACCATGCGCGCGATACGAGCCGCGTCAGCCGCTCTGCTGGGAGCGACCGCACTCGCCCTGACGGCACCCACCGCGGTGGCCGCGCAGCGAGGCGGCGGCCTCGGCTTCACCGTCACGCCCTCCACGGTCGCGGCGGGCGGCCGGCTGACCCTGGCCGCCCCGGGCTGCCGTGCGTCCGGAACCGCGTCCTCCGCGGTGTTCGACACGGTCACGGTCCCCTCGGGCGGGACCGCGGCCGCCACCGTCGACTGGGACGCCAAGCGCGGCGCGACCTACCGGACCACCTTCACCTGCGGGTCGGGCGGAAGAGCGGCGGCCTCGTTCACCATCGCGGGCGGCGCGACGCCGACCCGTCCCCCCACCGTGCGGCCGACCCGCACCCCGGCGCCGGTCACCTCCGCCACCTCCGTCGCGCCCGGCGGCGTCCGGGGTGGTCTCGGCGGCAGCATCGGCGGGATGAACACCGCGGAGATCCTGGCGGGTACGGCGCTGGTGGTGGCCGCGGCCACCGGCACGATCTACGTCGTACGCCGCCGCGCGGAGACCCGCGGGCACTGACGCCCCGCCGGCCCACCGCTCGCACCGACGCCCGTCGCCCCGGGTCCTCGTACAGGACTCGGGGCGACGGGCGTCGGAGGTCGTGGCGACCCCGGGAGTGCGCGGGAGCCGGTCAGATCTGCCCGGCGGACGCGCGGCGGCGGCGCGCCAGGAAGAAAGAACCGCCGACCGCGGCCGTGGCGACGAGCCCGGCGCCGATCCCGACCTCGGTCGAGCTGGGCCCCATGGAACCGCCGAGACCACCCTGCGCGCCGCGCCCGGCGAGCACCTCGAACTGGTGGGTCTCAACGCGCGGGTTGTCGCTGCACCTGACGACCAGGTTGTAGCGGCCGGGCGTGGCGTTGTCGCGGATCCGCGCCGTGGCCGACACGTTCCCCGACGGGTTCACCGGGAAGCGGACCTGCCGGAAGGCGTTGGAGTCGACGGTGCCTCCGTGGCCGCAGCCCTGGGCCGAGATGTGGATCGTGCCGCCCTGGTGGACCGCGAACGGGTTGACGGTGACATTGCGGGGACCGTTGGTGGCGCCGGCCAGCGGGGCGGAGAGCGCCACGGCCGCGCATGCGGTCGCGGCGACCGCGAGAGCGCGTGAAGCACGCATCGTTGAACCTCCAGCGGAAGACGCCCCAAAGCGGTGCTCCGGGAAGATCGACGAGTACGCCTTCCATGACGAACCCTCACCGGGCCGCTCATTCACCGCATTTCGGCACTGGTCCACCCCGGTGAGGCGACACGCCGACAGAACGCCTCCCCGGCCGGTGGATACGCAGGTCACGGACCGTCAGAAGTTTTATACGGCGATTACTCGGATGGGCCAGCACCCCTCCTCCCGCCACCCGTTCGCCCCTCAGTGATCGCCGCCTCCGCACCCGGCACTTAGCGTGCCTACAGGCGCCCACGAAGGGAGAACCATGGGCCAGGACCACACCGTCCCGGAGTCGAGGAAGCGCGCCCCCTGGGGCGTGCTGGCTCTCGTCATGCTCAGCGGGATCGCGCTGATGCGGAACGGGGTGGAGGCGCCGCTGGGACCGCCGCAGCCCGCGGCGGCGGCCGCGCCGGCCGGCCAGACCGACCCGGCCGCCCTCGCCGTCCCCATGGCGGCCGTGAAGCCGCTGCCGTACGCGCCGATGTCCCGGGTGCGGATCCCGGAGATCAAGGTCGACGCCCCGGTGGTGGACGTGGGCCTGGACCGGGACGGCTGGATCGCGGCCCCCGCGCCGGAGGACCCCAACCTGGCGGGCTGGTACCAGAACGGGGTGGCGCCGGGGCAGCGCGGCACGGCGGTGGTGGTCGGCCATGTCGACAACCAGGCCGGTCCCGCCGTCTTCTACGGGCTGGGCTCGCTGGAGAAGGGCCAGCACGTGGAGGTCAGCCGCTACGACGGCCGGGTGGCGGTGTTCGAGATCTACGGCGTCGCGGTCTTCGCGAAGGACAACTTCCCCGGGCCCCGGGTCTACGGGGACAACGGCCAGCCCGAGCTGCGGGTGATCACCTGCGGCGGCG includes these proteins:
- a CDS encoding SCO0930 family lipoprotein, giving the protein MNTWRNASLAVTAVAVLALTTACGQEQGTTTTNGQPVGAAAAAGDGYGSDAYGSDTAAKTEATAAGQLAVWDSKELGEVVTDSEGFTLYRFDKDTASPPKSNCEGDCEKAWPVVSAEGAKAPAGVDPSLLGEVARADGTKQLTIAGWPMYRYAQDKSPGDANGQGVGGTWFASAPDGKKAAPADAAADVTVADLPGLSVRKDPKLGEIIVDSKGMTVYRFKKDSAWPMKSACVGPCLDKWPVVAPVDKNDTEGIIEKGFVTFDRPDGIKQQSIDCWPVYTFSGDKKPGDTNGQGVGGTWYAVSPQAKLVGAPK
- a CDS encoding class F sortase → MGQDHTVPESRKRAPWGVLALVMLSGIALMRNGVEAPLGPPQPAAAAAPAGQTDPAALAVPMAAVKPLPYAPMSRVRIPEIKVDAPVVDVGLDRDGWIAAPAPEDPNLAGWYQNGVAPGQRGTAVVVGHVDNQAGPAVFYGLGSLEKGQHVEVSRYDGRVAVFEIYGVAVFAKDNFPGPRVYGDNGQPELRVITCGGGYSKAGGYDGNVVVFARLVRTR
- a CDS encoding DUF4239 domain-containing protein; translation: MSEWLVLSIAMAAASAVVLTIVVINNRRLPEDDDPTGTPDVMEYMTMMIGVIYAIVLGLAIAGVWEGRSAAQENVRQEAQALHEIQQRVQVYPADIRERIRADVDAYASYVVHTEWPHMSEHNALSARGTQLFERIRSDVSRYEPRTELEGQTYQPLVEQVAVADDARGARGQNAGATMPGVVWFGLIVGAVVTVGLIFVLQIRRTARELLLAGLFSVLIAFLLFLIWDFDAPYGRGIAATAAPFVDLFPSIGN
- a CDS encoding SAM-dependent methyltransferase; amino-acid sequence: MERPAWAPQGIDISVPSVSRIYDYYLGGSHNFEVDREAARKAMEFMPGLPTIMKANRAFMRRAVEFALADGVDQFLDIGSGIPTYGNVHEVAHAVDPAARVLYVDHDPVAVAHSQAVLDGVGHAAVVSADLRKPDTILGSREAAGLLDLERPVALFLVAVLHFLEDADDPYGAVAELRDALAPGSLIVLTHASYEGLPVPREQAGGAVGVYRTIRNPLVMRSREETARFFDGFEMVEPGLVAMPDWRPDSPADQEDPYAFSGFAGVGRKA